The sequence below is a genomic window from Tachysurus vachellii isolate PV-2020 chromosome 2, HZAU_Pvac_v1, whole genome shotgun sequence.
CCTACTGATATGCAGACTCATTGCCATCCTGGATGAGACCAATGAGcatagtatcatctgcaaatttcaggagtttaacagttgggtcacttgaagtgcagtcattagtatagagggagaatagcagtggggagaggacacatccctgcggagcgccagtgctgattgtccgaatacTGGAGGTAACACCTCCCAGCCTCACCTGTTGGttcctgtcaggaagctggtgatccactgacagatggaagggggtatagtgagccttaggagtttggagtggagaaattctggaattattgtattaaaagccgaactgaAGTTGACATACAGAATCCGGGcctatgtccctgggcagtcaaggtgttgcagaatgtaatGTTTTCCAATATatacacacgctctctctctcactcacacacacaatctctctcgcttacacacacacacacactcaatcacaggACGGGATTCATTTTCCATAGAAATTTGCGCTCATGTTATTGTTGCAGGAAAAACTACACGTTGATTTCTGTAGGGAAAAGAGCTTCTGTGCTTTGTATGGAGAGACTCCAGTAAGTGCTCACAGTTAGTGGTAGcctactggttaaggtgttggactgatcagaaggtcatgagttcaaatcccagttccatcaagctgccactgctgggcccctgaccaaggcccttaaccctcacttgctcagttgtataaaatgaaataaattgtaagtcactctggataaatgtgTCTGAAATAGTCTGCTGGGCTtctgaataataattataataatataagacACAGTGAAGTGAAAGTGTTACAGCATCAGGATGTGATGCACGTTACAAACGATCTAATTCCTTTACACATTATTGTATATGTCTAAGAAATCTCACTTCatctgtttcatttgttttttacattcagGAGGTGCAGAAACACTCTGTGCACACGCTGGTTTTCAGGTCTCTGAAACGAAGCCACgacatgtttgtgtctgatcACGCCAAACAGGTCCCTCTGGACGAAGAGAGGTGGGTTTAAAATGTCCATTTTACATGCTGagtgatttgagacaatgtacatattaagatgttttaaataaaacaacaggtttgataagtttgtgtgtgtgttttgtgctatTCTTTTGCAGTCATAAGCTGAAGATGGCCGTTAAGCTGAGGGGGGATTACGGCCCTGTGTTGCACATGCCTGTCCTGAAAGAAGGGAAAAGCAAAGTTCCACATGCCTTGGATCTGTACAACAGCTCGGGTTACACATCAGCTGGTGAGCACAAATATTCTTCACCGTATTGGTTTTGCTCATGATCTGTGTTTGGACAGTTCTGTATCATTGCTGGCGTTTAACAAAGAGAAATTTTACAATGTTAAAAAAGAGTCTTCCTGTAATTTCTCAGAGAGTGTTCCGGAGTACCTCATCACAGGACCACACCCGTACCCATCTGCCCCGGGTAGGTCCTGAACACTGAGACTAATGGCTAAGCCTTACAGATTAATGCTATGCACAAACTTAACACAGTGTGCTAATGATGTTTAGGAGTTGCTCTCACTGCTGACACTCAGCTGCAGAAGATGCCTAGCGAAGCAGCAGTTCACTCCCTGGCACTAGCTCTGCCTGCGTCTCAAGcaaggtatacacacacacacacacccctagaAAGTCTTCCTGTAGAAAGCCTAATGTCTtatgctgcgtgtgtgtgtgtgttgcaggcaGGACATGGCTCGAACTGCAGCGAGTGTTGGAGACATTCACAGACATGCCGGGGCAGCAGAACGATCCCAACCACCACAACACCCACTGGTGAACAGACCAtgttttttctaatttattgaaTAAAGATGCAcattgacaaaataaatgtaataataataatatctaggATTTTTCACCATGATGCGTCACTCATTTGAGTTCTGTTTGTGTGCAGTCGCTAATGGAAGCAGGAGGGACAAAGAATTCAGTGCTGATTCCACGCAAAGCTCCAACAATGCCCAAACCACAGTGGCACCCACCATGGAAACTCTACCGGgtaatgagagagagcgagtagTTCATCTCTACCTTAAACAAAAGTTAATGTGATCTGGATGGTTGTATATTCCAGTAGATAGGTGGCCTAAATATCTAGGGCACTAATATGCATGTCTGACAAAATAGACTTTTAAAATGTCTTCTTAAATCCTTATAGGTTAATGCTGGATGTTGTTTATTagttgcatttgtgtgtgtgtgtggcaggttATCAGTGGCCATCTGGGCTGGGTCAGGTGTTTAGCAGTGGAGCCTGGAAACCAGTGGTTTGTTACTGGATCTGCAGACAGGACAATAAAGGTATGGACTCaataatggttaaaaaaaaagaaatcacacattgggttttggatttatttaaaatttttagcAAAACAGTCTTTTGGATCTTTGTGTTCTGTTGGGTTTCTTATGCATCgttgtgtgtgtagatctgGGATCTGGCGAGTGGGAAGCTGAAGCTCTCTCTAACTGGTCACATCAGCACAGTAAGAGGAGTAGCTATAAGCTCTCGCAGCCCGTATCTGTTCTCCTGTGGAGAGGACAAACAGGTCAAGTGCTGGGATCTGGAGTACAATAAGGTAGAGAGTAGAGAGGTCCAGCTGTATAACATTAAACTCTATTGCTCACACTTGATGTAActcctctgtctgtgtctgcagGTTATTCGTCACTACCACGGTCACCTGAGCGCTGTTTACGACCTGGACCTCCATCCCACTATTGATGTCCTGGTGACCTGCAGTCGTGATGCTACAGCCAgagtgagtctctctctctctgtctctctctctctgtctctctctctctctctctaatatcattaataattaatgagcTTGTAACAAGGGAAGacatatattttgtgttttgtaggtTTGGGACATTAGAACCAAAGCTAATGCCCACACACTGACTGGTCACACCAACACGGTTGCCACGGTGAAGTGTCAGAGTGCAGAGCCTCAAATAATCacaggtgaacacacactcacacacacagtgcactctTTTACTGCAGTTAGTtggctgtttttgtttaggTGTTTAGgtgtataaatacagaatgCAGAGACATTGAAGTTTATTAAATGggttgtttttgttgctgtCGTGTTACAGGGAGCCACGACACCACTATAAGACTGTGGGATCTAATCGCAGGGAAGACGAGAGCCACGCTAACAAATCACAAGAAATCTGTGCGAGCGGTCGTGCTGCATCCCCGACAGTAAGCATCCTTACTtataggttttttgttttttatttaacctgacattaataaagtgtttatatgGTTATTATTAATAGTGTGTATCTAAGCAGCACtgtcatgaataaataatttacttatGAACATAAGACAGCTTTGAGGTGCTGTAACCGCTTTCCTCCTTCTTCCTTCAATAAAGATACACGTTTGCCTCGGGATCTCCAGACAACATCAAGCAGTGGAAATTTCCAGATGGGAATTTTATCCAGAATCTGTCAGGACACAACGCCATCATTAACACGCTCGCAGTGAATTCTGATGGAGTTCTTGTTTCTGGAGGTGTGCTTTTTCCCCCCCCTCTGCTCATGAGCATTATGCACAATCTCAGaagttaaaaatataatttctaaCATCTTTAAACATCTGTCTGTTCTTTGCCTTGCCCCTTTTCAGCCGATAACGGTACAATCCACCTGTGGGACTGGAGGACGGGGTATAATTTCCAGCGAATCCATGCTGCCGTGCAGCCCGGTTCTCTGGACAGCGAGTCAGGGATTTTCTCCTGCGTGTTCGATCACTCCGAGAGCCGCTTGATCACAGCCGAGGCGGATAAAACCATCAAAGTGTACAAGGAGGACGACACAGCGGTGAgactgcactttatttatttagtattaaaatAGTTTGACACTATAGAATATTTGCTCTGCTTGTTATGCATCTCATTAATTTTATCTTTGTGTTTCAGACGGAGGAGACCCACCCGGTCAACTGGAAGCCAGagattctaaaaagaaaaagattttaatGTCAACGTTgtattatatctttttttttttttttttactttttttttaataccattATACTTTTTTTCCCCGAGACATGTTTGCAGTAACACGTCATTGCCAGCTCTTAGTCTCTTGCTGCATAAttgtttttcttgtattttttgttattgcTTTGTAAATCAGTGGTAGTgatggtaataaataaaaaaaaatcttaaacagTGAAACTCTTAATACACAGTTAAAAGTGGTTTAAATGTGGAACAAAAATGCTTTCTTACTGTTTATAAATAGGTTTTGCCTGCATcaccatgtttttgttttttttaaggaaggCCATTAAAGCTCACTTTACAGGGAGTTAAAATTGTTTGCTGATTTATTTCATCGTAAATAGTTTTGTAGAAAATGAAACACGGGACTGTCCACTGAAATAAGTGATGATAAATCAGGataaattcagtaaaaaaaaagagttcaatTCAATCTCAATAATCAAGTGTGAGAGATATTGGcactaaattattattttattattgcatGCAGGTGTACAGGCATTTGATGAGTTTGTAGTACCACTTCTGTCCACTATGGTGGCACAACAGGCGAGCtataattctaaataaaatgtatggattttttacttaaatgatcatctataatacagtatatttagcTCATATACTTTACTTGTAGTATCGACATAATAGACGTTACCATTATCTTTGTTATTAACATGACATGTCGTTATAACTgctctgcatttatttatttttatttattctttctaaCATGAGCTCTCGTGATCCTCTAGTGGACACTGGTGGTACTACACGCGAGCTGTATTCAAAATGAAAGGTGCgtttagttaataaataaataaataaatttgccaCAAACCtcgtattataaataaataaaaaaatgcataattgtgtaccctgtaaaaaaaaaatatatttatatttttatatatatatatatatatatatatatatatatatatatatatatatataattcttacatatataacatatatattatatttatatatgttatatattatgcAATTTGTTTATAACATAGGGCATGTTACTGTTAATAATGAGCTAACACTAGATGGATTACGTGtttataagtaaataataaaataagtaaaacaatactaaaataataagtaaaataagacaattttcaaataaaatgcttcagaaTTCTGTATTTTGATGGTCTTTTTTCCCAAAACAGTGACAAATCAACAAATTAGTTCACGAGGTTTGAGCCGAACTTGACACGAATCACGTACACTGAGTAGAATCGACTCCACAATTTAGGACTCGATTCATTAATAAGAGATTCGATTCTTTGTTGTCGAGCCTGAATCAGAGAAGGCGCGTCTCGGTGTGGGCTATGCGGTTCGTACCTGAATTATAGCACTAAAAGTTTGCTTAGAGCTACGAATCAaaggaattaataaataattacacagGATAGAATGTGATAAGTGCAAGATTTAagttatattaattttattgacCAGAAATAGgaataaaatctgaaattatTGTGAATTATTTTACGCATGGTAGAAAACAATGGAGCATTGTTTAAGGATTTTATTGcaaacttttttccttttgttactgctgtgtgtgaagtCATGGGcacaggtgtataaaatgagCGTATCTGTTGAGGAGGGTTTACCTGTAGGAATAAGAGTAGGGGACGTAAGAGCTGCTTTTCCTCCTGGTCTACAGAGCAGCGGGTTCTTCATATCTGAGAGCACAGACTCAGACGTTTTCCGTGATCTGAAAATAGATTCAGAGACAGGAGTTATTTCTACATCTGCAGTTCTGGACCGTGAACGCAGAGACAGATATGAATTTTCCATTACAAGTTTGAGTGGACAGGTGGTTAAGGTTCACGTGGTGGTTAAAGACGTGAACGATCACGCGCCTGTGTTTCCTGAAGGAATCGTGATGCTGAACGTGTCCGAATGGACTCAAACCGGGACAACATTTCACCTGGATGCTGCAGGAGATCAAGATGAAGGCAGATTTGGTGTTCAAGGCTACAGACTTTTGGAAAGTATCCCAGAGAAAGTTTTCAAACTGAACGTCCAGAGTATGGATTTGGTTCTTGTGAAAGAGCTGGATAGAGAAATTGTGGATTTCTACAATCTTACCATTGAGGCTTTTGATGGTGGGGTACCACCAAAAAACGGGTACTTACAagtaaatgttaacattttggATGAAAATGACAACATTCCTGTGTTCGATCAGACCGACTATCAAgcttttattttggaaaacacCCCCATTTTAACACCTGTGTGTCAGGTAAACGCTCACGACCTGGATGTTGACTCTAACGGCCTCATAAGATATGAGATCAACCGACTCCAGAGCAACTCAGGTGAGTTTTTCATTATTGACAAAAATACAGGTATCATTAGTGTGAATAAGATTCTGGATTACGAAACCAGCTCGTCTTTTGAGCTGGTCGTGATGGCCCAGGATCAGGGATCTCCTCCAAAATCCAGCAGCGTGTTTGTGGAAATCAAGATTCTGGACGTAAATGATAACAGCCCTAATATCAGCATCGTGTTTTTGAGCGAAAGTGGAGCTCCAGAGGTTTCTGAAGGTGCCAGTTATGGAGATTACGTGGCCAGAATTATAATTTCAGACCCTGATTTGGGAGAAACGAACAAAGTCAGCGTGCTCGTCAAAGGTGGGGAAGGGAAGTTCATCTTAAATTCTGTAGACGCGTTTGTGTATGCTTTATGCGTGGAAGGTGCACTTGACAAGGAGGAGAAAGATCAGTACACGCTCACCATCATTGCCTCGGATTTTGGTTCTCCTCCGTTGAGAAGCGAGAGGACGTTTGTTCTACGAATATCTGATGTGAACGATAATGCACCGGTTTTTGAGCAAAAAATCTATGAGTCTAACGTTTTTGAGGACGCTCCTGAAGGAAGCTCAGTGATTCAGGTCAAggcccatgatgatgatgaggattcTGGGATATCATACTGGATTTTACAGTCGGATCAAAGTTTTCTGGTGAACATTGACTCCCTGACTGGTATCATCAGCACTGCTGCAGGTTTAGACCGAGAGCGAGAGTCAGATCTGGTGTTTTTGGTGGTGGCTGTGGACTCTGGCTTTCCCCCTTTAACCTCTACAGCTACCGTTAGCATCTACATCGAGGATGTCAATGATAACAGCCCTGTGTTCCAACAGCAGATCTACAACACCACCATTCGGGAACATCTCGCCATCGGAAGCTGCTTTATCCAGGTAAATATTTTAAGgcatatatttgtttttttttgataaagtCACCATCGCTTTGCAGAATTTATTTGGGACATATATCTGCAAACGCATACAGTGTTAAAGACCCCAACAGCCACTGTACCTGATACACTCAtatcaacaccacacacactaattttaGTTtcagtgctacacacacacagagaacagagTTCTTTATGAATCAGGAGACATCACTAACTGACAGCAAAAGAGCGAGAGTGTTTACTCTGCTCAGTACAAAGACTGCAGTGTTACTGCAAGGtggaaagtgtgtttgtgtgtgtgtgtgtgtgtgtgtgtgtgtgaacatgaatCCTGGTACTGTCATTCTGGaacaaacagcaaaacaatGCGAGAATTATCACACTGTATCCAtgcctataaaaaaaaactgaaggttTTTCCTCTGAGATTAACCAGTATTTGTAGCTATTCATGATTCCTCAGCCTTAAATAAAGCCCCATTTTGGCctgaaaaacagcagcaataaaCCGTAAAGCCTCTAATCTTCAAATAAGTGTATAGACTAATAGACTTATAAATATCCGTTGTATTCACCTTTGATATTTCCTTTGAAATTCAACAAGGTTAAAATAATATAAGCTTTTGTCACAAtatttcaaatgatttattattacattataataatttgtATGTGCCGAATACCTCTAGATCttctaaatattatttgttataatCTTTCTTTATGTaagtaatattataattattattactttattataataatattatacagTGCATGTCTActgaatattatttttaattatattatgaaagaataaatttggtttatttaataataattatataataaaaatattaaattatattaataaaaaaaaataataataaaaattcagctttatttggtgactttaataataaaattaggtcatttataataataataataataataataataataataataataataataataataatttttaaatgaatgaaacacaaacatttctgtttttggtCCAGCTCTGTTTAAAGTATCAGTTTCACATGCTATGTGTATTATAGCTTTTAGACTTTGACCGAAAGATAAATCCACACCGTGATCCACACTGGCCATAAAATCCATTATATCACATTTACTGCAGGAAAGGATCAAAGAATCAAACTCTGCCCAATTGCAGGGCTAAACTACACGAGAGATAACAAAGTAGGAAAGACAAGCAGCTGTAAAATGTATGTGACAAACGAGAAGTTATCATCGTGGCTTTGTTAATCTTTGTAGCAAGAATATAAGGTTTAGTATAGAATAaggattattattaaagaataaaaaaccggagactcctttaaacaacgttaaataaacatctactCATAGAAAATATTTCCATACCAATGACTATGTTTTCTTTGTCAAATTTCacgtttttttattagtttattgttAAGTTCAGCTGTACAAGTGTATGTGTCGTTACGGTAACGTATCAGAACGAGCTTGTGAATCCTGTCAAAAGTGCTTTAGAACTTCTCACCAAACACGACTAACAATTCGTCTTATATTTTGTTCCTGAAATGACTGAATTCTGTCAATTTTTAGTGAAACAAGAGAAAGATGCAAAGACAGTAACATGATATTCAGAcagagatgattttttttctctgttttaattCTTCTGTGTTATTTTGATTGATGAGCTTTTTGTTGTATAGGTAACTGCTGAGGATGCTGATGGTGGTGAGTTTGGATCGGTGCGTTACGATTTTTCAGATGCGTTTAACACTGAATACACAAACAACCTGTTTCACATCAACCCCGTTACTGGAGAGATCTGTGTGTCCGGTGACATTGATCGCGATGAAGGCCTGGTGAATGTTGACCTTTTGGTAAAAGCTGAAGACCAAGTGAGTGTAATGTAGACAGACTGtattattaatcttattatattatattattattaatatttatttatttatttttatttatatagtgagGGACATTGTGTAAACTCATTAGTCCTGCTGATCGTTTTCTGTCCTCCTCTTTAGGGAGGCCTCGGCTCACAGATGTATCTTCATGTAGATGTGGAGGATGTGAACGATAACACCCCTGTATTTAACCcagagaaatacaccacaagCTTGAGTAGGAACACTCAGACAGGCGCTGAAATCCTCACCGTCTTTGCCACAGATCGAGATTCGGGTATTTACGGACGAGTTTCATACAAGCTTCTCCATGGAGACCACACATCATTTTTCTCTGTGAACAAATCCTCAGGTGAAACAACGACAAAATCGACATTTGGAAAATGCAGGATGTGGAAAAAAGTTATTAGCTTTTATAatactgtggaaaaaaatacactttgttttgtgtgtgtgtgtgtgtgtgtgtatgtgtgtgtggtctgcaGGTACACTCTCCATCTCCTCCAGTCTCTCTAAGCTCAGCTCTGGCACTGTGCATCTCGCTGTCTCTGCCCAtgatggaggaggtgtggcttctccGAGACCTGCTGACATCATTGTCAACATTCTGAACGCTGGCCACGCCCCTGCACTCTTCCAAAAGTCCTACTACAACTTCTCTGTGTCTGAGGATTCTCCTCCTGGCACCTCGGTGGGGAAAGTGCAGGCTGTAAAACCTCACGGTGAGATCACATAATCATTGCCTGTCATAAAAGATGACAAAGTTGTGGCATTGTCAGGAAATTTTTGATTAAATCTCAGGGGGTAAGTGCTGCCAGTAGGCTACTAATTGCAAAGAATTTGATGGTACTGTATGCTAATGAACAGGAAAAACTAGCCAATTACAGTGATATTTGagcttactgtactgtatgtatgcagACAAGGGAAGATCGTGCTAGCTGTTAGAAAAGATGtggcagatttacagaaatctagAGGGATTTGCAAATGACCAAATTGGAAAATAAACGGAAGAATGAATTGTCGAGTGTTGaagcacattcattcattcattcattcatcttctaccgcttatccgaactatctcgggtcacggggagcctgtgcctatctcaggcgtcatcgggcatcaaggcaggatacaccctggaaggagtgccaacccatcgcagggcacacacatactctcattcactcacgcaatcacacactacggacaattttccagagatgccaatcaacctaccatgcatgtctttggaccgggggaggaaaccggagtaccctgaggaaacccctgaggcacggggagaacatgcaaactccacacacacaaggcggaggcgggaatcgaccccccaaccctggaggtgtgaggcgaacgtgctaaccactaagccaccgtgcccccctgccccCCTGTTGAAGCACATCATCTACATATTACATGAAAAGTATCAGCACTGAAACAGTTagaagtgttttgacatttaaCACCACTAAACATTTGTTATTTGAGACACAGCTAACAAGAACTTTGGAGagttatatttttcttttaatggtATCTTCCCTTGCAGATTTGGTGGATGCTCACATGTATCGGATCTCCTCGGGTAATCCTGAGGGGTTTTTCTCTCTGGATTCCGAGACTGGTGTGATCTACACCAACATTTCACTAGATCACGAGTCAGTACCAAGTGCACTTCTCACTGTTGAGGCTTACATCAATACTCAGGCCATTTACAGCACCGCTTATGTCCACATTATCATCACAGACATCAATGACAACCCACCTGTCTTCCCAATAAGCTTCGACCTCATCACATTATCCCATAAAGCTGTTCCTGGGACGACGGTCTACGTAGCACATGCTCATGACAGCGACAGCGATGCTAATGGGCAGATTCGCTACTCTCTGCATTCTGAGAGTCAGTTATTCGCTATTCATCCTCATTTTGGGACTTTAACGCTAAAGAGCAGTATTACAGAAGATACTCTACAGAAATATGAGCTTAACTTGGTGGCCAAAGATAAAGGAAATCCGTCATTAAGCTCCTCAATGAGCCTTATGGTGGAGCTTGACCCTTCAGTGAACGTGAAGGATATGCTAGCCTTCGAGACGCTAATTTACCAAGTCGAGATTGGAGAAAATGCTCAAAGCGGCACTCGTGTTATCCAAGTGCGTGCCCATGGGATCAAATCACAGACTGGGTCACCTTTAGCCAGAATTCTCAGCTACTCTATGGATCCACTGTCAACAACGTTGCCGTTCCTTATACAGCCAGAGAGTGGCTGGATCTTTGTGGCCCGCAGTCTGGATTACGAGTCAGAGAAGATGTACAGATTTCACATTCGTGCCACAGCTCGAGGCAGTGATGAAGCAATGAGTGCATCAGCCATCGTCATCATCTCAGTGCAGGATGAAAATGATAACACTCCAGTTTTCAGTAGAGAAAGATACTTTTTCATCGTCCCAGAGAGTCTGAACCCGCACGGCCTGATGGGAAAGTTGAACGCTACAGATAGAGATTCTGGGAAAAACGGACAGCTGTCCTACATCCTGCTGTCTGACACCAAACACTTCCGCATTGACTCTAAAACTGGTGAGACCCCATAATCCATCCTTCAATAAACTGTTCTGCTTTAAAAATCGCTGCCTCGGGGTAATCATTGATACACATCATCTCAGGTTGGGCATTGGATAATGTTTATTTCAGTCCTGTGTTATTTTCTGGCTTTTGGCAGGAGGGCTAATTAACTGGGTGGCTTTGGATCGAGAGCATCAACCTCACCACACACTAAGAGTCTTAGTGACCGATCACGGTCATCCTCGCCTGAACTCCACCACAACCGTCTACGTAACTGTGACCGATATCAACGACAATCCACCTCAGTTCACACACAAGGAGCTCAGCTTGCAGGTCAACGACGTTTACGACATTCTTTTTGAATATCAAATGAAATGCAGTTGATTAATTGGTCATATTTGTTACATGACGAGAAGGTAGTGTAGCAGGATAAGCGtaacaaacagtaaaataataaagatattttgTCTGTTACTTGTTTTTATCATAGTATTtcaacataaatattaaagacaCAGATTCAGTACAGTTTATATCTCAGAGGTATCCAGTTTTATCTGCAGTATTGATGacaatgtgttttctttgttttacagGTTTGTTCTAACCTTCCTGTCGGTTCTGTGATAGCGAATATGT
It includes:
- the plrg1 gene encoding pleiotropic regulator 1; the protein is MTEEVQKHSVHTLVFRSLKRSHDMFVSDHAKQVPLDEESHKLKMAVKLRGDYGPVLHMPVLKEGKSKVPHALDLYNSSGYTSAESVPEYLITGPHPYPSAPGVALTADTQLQKMPSEAAVHSLALALPASQARQDMARTAASVGDIHRHAGAAERSQPPQHPLSLMEAGGTKNSVLIPRKAPTMPKPQWHPPWKLYRVISGHLGWVRCLAVEPGNQWFVTGSADRTIKIWDLASGKLKLSLTGHISTVRGVAISSRSPYLFSCGEDKQVKCWDLEYNKVIRHYHGHLSAVYDLDLHPTIDVLVTCSRDATARVWDIRTKANAHTLTGHTNTVATVKCQSAEPQIITGSHDTTIRLWDLIAGKTRATLTNHKKSVRAVVLHPRQYTFASGSPDNIKQWKFPDGNFIQNLSGHNAIINTLAVNSDGVLVSGADNGTIHLWDWRTGYNFQRIHAAVQPGSLDSESGIFSCVFDHSESRLITAEADKTIKVYKEDDTATEETHPVNWKPEILKRKRF